The Dysidea avara chromosome 13, odDysAvar1.4, whole genome shotgun sequence genome includes a region encoding these proteins:
- the LOC136242021 gene encoding uncharacterized protein, with protein MICDTEWSLAVTLGLSSVLPVCENFQSDETLVADDMLINDSSLRNASTITCHEQFGSYCGVCLPLCGKFIMFDVKTSEQVDAVILAASFLTVSGGIVIFIFAIVRRKTLLVFPASLIVYSTLSTTMIAFFNIITFVGGRERLYCTHEMLNIAVQNPSAFCQVAGFVYHMFVVLMMTFWMLNIIHIFLKIVFPFMSQRIDEKLLLLHILEVVGSVILCSIAPTVYISTSQYQMTRFPPLLCVPTEDVYFYTISIPLCVILTIAINLLIITMWKIHKVTSTNINKSCFHLDYFSVPEIKILLTSCYFAIFGILSLIALNVSIRNEEAIVKNMIDYFTCQATGNNEICRQYKLQIESHLFPGLSATVYFVLGTITWSNVLLFALQVKDVKKFLLKLCTRKMMTTITVVTQIEHEE; from the exons ATGATCTGTGACACTGAATGGAGCCTTGCTGTCACATTAGGATTATCATCAGTGCTACCAGTCTGTGAGAACTTCCAGTCTGATGAAACGCTTGTTGCAGATGATatgttaattaatgacagtagTTTAAGAAATGCATCTACAATAACTTGCCATGAGCAGTTTGGCAGTTATTGTGGAGTATGCTTGCCTCTCTGTGGAAAATTCATAATGTTTGATGTTAAAACGAGTGAACAAGTAGATGCAGTTATATTGGCAGCCTCTTTTCTTACAGTCAGTGGAGGAATTGTCATTTTCATATTTGCCATTGTAAGGAGAAAGACTCT GTTGGTATTCCCGGCATCACTGATAGTCTACAGTACACTATCCACTACCATGATAG CTTTTTTTAACATAATAACATTTGTTGGTGGTCGTGAAAGGTTGTACTGCACTCATGAGATGTTGAACATTGCTGTACAGAATCCATCAGCATTTTGCCAAGTAGCAG GTTTTGTGTATCACATGTTCGTAGTGCTAATGATGACATTCTGGATGCTAAACATCATTCACATATTTTTGAAGATAGTATTTCCATTTATGTCACAAAGAATTGATGAAAAACTTCTCCTATTGCATATACTGGAAGTAGTTGGCAGTGTTATACTCTGCAGCATCGCACCAACTGTTTACATTTCAACATCTCAGTATCAGATGACACGGTTTCCTCCTCTGCTGTGTGTACCAACTGAAGATGTTTATTTCTACACCATAAGTATTCCTCTGTGTGTTATTCTTACCATAGCAATCAATCTTTTGATCATCACAATGTGGAAAATTCACAAG GTGACTAGCACCAACATCAATAAGTCCTGCTTTCATCTTGATTACTTTAGTGTTCCTGAAATCAAGATTCTACTAACATCATGCTACTTTGCGATATTTGGAATTCTGTCACTCATAGCACTCAACGTTAGCATAAGAAACGAAGAGGCTATTGTCAAGAATATGATTGACTATTTCACATGTCAGGCAACTGGAAATAATGAAATATGTAGACAGTACAAACTGCAAATTGAGAGTCACCTGTTCCCTGGTCTCAGTGCAACCGTGTATTTTGTTCTGGGGACAATAACTTGGTCAAATGTGTTGCTTTTTGCTCTGCAAGTAAAGGATGTTAAAAAGTTTCTTCTGAAGCTGTGTACCAGGAAAATGATGACCACTATTACTGTAGTTACACAAATTGAACATGAGGAGTGA
- the LOC136242236 gene encoding uncharacterized protein, producing the protein MVKTQDGATANKVDIITPTRVTTDKHSKYRVLFEKSLLALICICVTTVLNFTIVVYATREEFSLNTTSLAINIDSDNCDLTQDNSSLTYNDTCNPYNGVCKNILLPNSDSNEISTFTLTTVTEEEVIEFLNTLESFAAQGLVRDSCYSAIQPFLCRYVYPPCKDNEASIITEQNCTGVRDVVCDVEWSLAISLGLSSLLPVCENLESDETSNDLSIVDNSVGNSSMISCHEQFDRFCGICLPLCGEFVMFDEKTSDRVDVVLIISAILAISGGIVVCIFAVIRRKSLLVFPASLMIYSTLCTTVLGIFVAITFIGGRERLYCTDKILIDAFENPTAFCQASGFVNHLFLVLMLVFWMLNIFHIFLRVTFPIQLKYLIEKRLLLLHILEVAGSIVLCSIAPIVFLSTSQYESTRFPPLLCVPTEEVYFYTVSLPLCFTLTIGINLLIVTLWKIHKASHTIHTNGRKFCLRYDFFSVPEIKILLISCYFTIFGIISLVSLNISIRNGSPIVKTMIEYFTCQATGNKEICIDKKLELESYLYPGLSAASYFFLGTIPWSNILLFVLQVKDVKNLLRKYIVLNPRKWNTSSTNDA; encoded by the exons ATGGTCAAGACGCAGGATGGTGCTACTGCAAAT AAAGTTGACATTATTACTCCCACAAGAGTAACTACTGATAAACACTCAAAGTACAGGGTACTATTTGAAAAGAGTTTACTGGCTCTCATCTGCATAtgtgttacaactgttttaAATTTCACAATTGTAGTATATGCAACCAGAGAAGAATTTTCTCTCAATACTACGTCTTTGGCTATTAACATCGATTCAGATAACTGTGATTTGACTCAG GATAACTCTTCTCTTACATACAATGACACTTGCAATCCTTACAACGGAGTCTGTAAGAATATTTTATTACCTAATTCTGATTCTAATGAAATTTCAACTTTTACACTAACCACTGTAACTGAAGAAGAAGTTATAGAATTCCTAAACACTTTAGAGTCATTTGCTGCACAAGGATTGGTCCGCGACAGTTGCTACAGTGCAATACAACCATTTCTGTGTCGATATGTatatccaccatgtaaagacaaTGAAGCCAGCATTATCACAGAACAAAACTGCACCGGTGTTCgtgatgtagtgtgtgatgTAGAATGGAGCCTTGCTATCTCCTTGGGATTATCATCACTGCTTCCTGTCTGTGAGAACTTGGAATCTGATGAGACATCTAATGACCTGTCCATTGTTGACAATAGTGTCGGAAATTCATCCATGATATCCTGTCATGAACAATTTGACAGGTTTTGTGGAATATGCTTACCCCTCTGTGGAGAATTTGTCATGTTCGATGAAAAGACAAGTGACAGAGTTGATGTAGTCCTTATTATTTCAGCTATTCTTGCTATCAGTGGAGGGATTGTTGTATGTATCTTTGCTGTGATAAGGAGAAAATCTTT GCTTGTGTTTCCAGCATCACTGATGATATATAGCACTCTGTGTACCACAGTCTTAG GTATCTTTGTTGCTATAACTTTCATTGGTGGACGTGAAAGACTGTACTGCACAGACAAGATATTGATTGATGCATTTGAAAATCCTACTGCATTCTGTCAAGCATCAG GCTTTGTGAATCACCTGTTTCTAGTCTTAATGCTGGTATTCTGGATGCTAAACatatttcacatctttttgagGGTGACTTTTCCAATTCAGTTAAAATACCTTATAGAAAAGAGGCTGTTGTTATTACATATACTAGAAGTAGCTGGAAGCATTGTACTCTGCAGTATAGCACCAATTGTCTTCTTGTCAACATCTCAATATGAATCGACAAGGTTTCCTCCTCTACTGTGTGTACCAACCGAAGAAGTTTATTTCTATACTGTGAGTCTTCCACTCTGTTTTACGCTGACTATTGGAATTAATCTTTTGATTGTTACATTGTGGAAAATACACAAGGCAAGTCAT ACTATACATACCAATGGAAGAAAGTTCTGTTTACGGTACGACTTCTTCAGTGTTCCTGAAATCAAGATCCTACTAATATCATGCTACTTTACAATATTTGGAATTATTTCTCTGGTCTCATTAAATATAAGTATAAGAAATGGAAGTCCTATTGTCAAGACCATGATTGAATATTTCACTTGTCAGGCAACTGGAAATAAGGAGATATGTATTGATAAAAAGTTAGAACTGGAGAGTTACCTCTACCCTGGACTCAGTGCTGCTTCATACTTCTTTCTGGGCACGATACCATGGTCAAATATCCTGCTGTTTGTCCTTCAAGTTAAAGATGTTAAAAACTTGTTACGAAAGTACATTGTGCTGAATCCTAGAAAATGGAACACTTCCAGTACAAATGATGCATAG
- the LOC136242019 gene encoding uncharacterized protein — protein sequence MSEEKTQSTSFQNSPNANDEIEKERNGEGSRSNAEKTSFEMLQSTVTSAKRYCLGHCCAEESSKIMVKIEEIILVCICVAVAMGFCVPVIIYAVDSDRGADNSTLEIQIDVDNCPSMNTIQRVGKENKSSLELYDDMCVSYSGQCLRHLEMFDDNLLTRTLIGVSENDIVGFVDILNQFMGVVSEQCAEVVLPFLCQYVHPPCDGNGSVNLISQEQCSNIRDVVCANEWRLVMATSSSSLLPVCEHFSDVDNITYDNTTQIISQPLQCHYQFKEYCGLCLPLCGEFSQYRARTKLEERSVLIFAGVSAFIGGILVFIAAIFRRESLLDFPAVLVMYNTLCAFIVACFILITYIVGQERLYCTHEALSVAFGEPSAFCQVSGLIFHWLLVLLSVFWLLHLIHLFLKIAFPMWSRTLNVKRTKIILHVTEVGGATLLSGLAPIIFVSVSEYNFGRFPPVLCFPSRAVTFYTMCLPVSITIGSGVILAIITFWILHKRQQLFKRTSSKYFFTINLSVPEVKILILSCYFVVFGIMALVNVSISVRDSDIILDKLFAYFTCQATGYDGPDTCVAERDDLESYLKPELNAASYFLLGIVPWTNLLFAIQVKDIKKLAKKIFPIYSSRSSQEKTSSTANTSTH from the exons AAATGATGAAATTGAGAAAGAAAGAAACGGCGAGGGAAGCAGAAGCAACGCTGAGAAAACTTCATTTGAAATGCTTCAATCGACCGTGACGAGTGCCAAGCGATATTGCCTCGGACATTGTTGCGCTGAAGAATCCTCCAAAATTATGGTGAAGATAGAAGAAATTATTTTAGTTTGTATCTGTGTTGCAGTGGCGATGGGCTTTTGCGTACCGGTCATCATCTATGCCGTGGACAGCGATCGTGGTGCAGACAACTCCACACTTGAAATTCAAATTGATGTTGATAATTGCCCCTCAATGAATACAATTCAGCGTGTTGGGAAG GAAAACAAATCTTCTCTAGAGCTATATGATGACATGTGTGTGAGCTACAGTGGACAATGTTTAAGGCATTTGGAAATGTTTGATGATAATTTATTAACACGCACATTGATTGGAGTATCTGAGAATGACATCGTTGGCTTTGTTGACATCTTAAATCAGTTTATGGGTGTTGTCAGTGAACAATGTGCTGAAGTTGTGTTACCATTTCTGTGTCAATATGTACATCCCCCATGTGATGGTAATGGTAGTGTAAACCTTATAAGTCAAGAACAATGTAGTAATATCCGTGATGTGGTGTGTGCTAATGAGTGGAGGCTGGTCATGgctacatcatcatcatcacttttaCCAGTCTGTGAACATTTCAGTGATGTTGATAATATCACTTATGATAACACTACACAAATTATATCACAACCTTTACAATGTCACTATCAGTTTAAAGAATACTGTGGCTTATGTCTACCACTTTGTGGAGAATTCTCACAATATAGAGCCAGGACAAAGCTAGAAGAAAGATCAGTGTTAATTTTTGCTGGAGTATCAGCCTTTATAGGTGGAATTCTTGTGTTTATTGCTGCTATTTTCAGACGAGAATCATT GTTAGATTTTCCAGCAGTTTTGGTAATGTACAACACTCTGTGTGCATTCATTGTTG CTTGTTTTATACTGATCACATACATCGTTGGACAAGAAAGACTGTACTGCACACATGAAGCTTTGAGTGTTGCATTTGGAGAGCCATCAGCATTTTGTCAAGTTTCAG GACTGATTTTTCATTGGCTGTTGGTGCTCCTTAGTGTGTTTTGGCTACTACATCTAATCCActtgtttttaaaaattgcttttCCGATGTGGTCGAGGACACTTAATGTTAAAAGAACAAAAATTATTCTCCATGTGACAGAAGTTGGTGGAGCAACTCTTCTAAGTGGCTTGGCACCAATCATATTTGTTTCAGTATCAGAATACAATTTTGGTCGATTCCCTCCGGTACTTTGTTTCCCTTCTAGAGCAGTTACCTTTTATACAATGTGTTTGCCAGTTTCTATTACAATAGGAAGTGGAGTAATCCTTGCCATCATCACATTTTGGATATTGCACAAG AGACAACAACTCTTCAAGAGAACATCATCGAAGTATTTCTTCACCATCAACCTTAGTGTACCAGAAGTAAAAATTCTTATCCTGTCATGTTACTTTGTTGTGTTTGGAATAATGGCGTTGGTCAATGTAAGTATCAGTGTAAGAGATTCTGATATCATCCTAGACAAACTGTTTGCTTATTTCACTTGTCAAGCTACTGGTTATGATGGCCCTGACACATGTGTTGCAGAAAGAGATGATCTGGAGTCTTACCTCAAGCCTGAATTAAATGCTGCCTCGTACTTTCTGTTGGGAATAGTACCCTGGACTAACCTTCTATTTGCTATCCAAGTGAAGGATATCAAAAAACTGGCCAAGAAGATATTTCCTATATACTCGAGTCGTAGTTCTCAAGAAAAAACTTCTTCAACTGCCAACACAAGCACTCACTAA